The Zygotorulaspora mrakii chromosome 3, complete sequence genome includes a region encoding these proteins:
- a CDS encoding uncharacterized protein (WHO7 family) yields the protein MNSRELALTGGLTKGTKIFDADGILVPVEEMKAGTHVMSDDGSLSKVIAVHRSTGDVVNLTQDTFQYAHLLNEDRDPPWGLVQLKCSKLQRLQFRTFQKIKKYTKHSLKKIIVEAFQLCDQTIENGKVVKMVKMTSKRFSVDDEPTTIQNYIDSVKVECGFIDWECELDNLKFLSKDCRTATRVLLSPLPLEKSVLQPWLETHFNRKVSLKQLKAMAWLLGFWIGDGYRRGAMFTLHLADRDVNRNLQRNAELWGMKLRIAPRCSGNKFKADGYLHTFDGAVRNWNAHNPLTEVLEGLEFYENGYKNNRKKIPTFMRLEQRVVRETFMAGLIDADASVIVKNHTIRVKLPTVHESIRNGIFWITRSLGLNISIYFHHSRNSPNGDRKNDSWIFHILGGTNLEVLFSILSKCSSEKNKTPLIEYISAQHRRIDGDDHFGLSDNDSNDFSESKDEERDNSNVQHSAAIFSSGAISCLDGSDEEAQTEELEVEEVGIDEEEEEEEEEEGEEEEEEAEKGAEVLHPAMIRFSISSTDREEIYGLVLSADSRQTLVTDNYVICSYTGISTNVNMPNANFERLCFSCHKDTKDQWYRIPWDNTNPERVCSTCYSNYFESKTRCSDCSTIYGKVSMRQKVRSENKKSHTLSGGTSVEGYGCDKCDGIIIQFEEPNKKVNKRDEHRKGVCHFCSSKESGCWRKVPWEDGSEWCSVCRSRYHSTATICTNEACRKIPFKAEFDRMEVIEAKEGRYKCLKCGSIAQKNLEKQCRVLKQLVKRRGNCYSCGKTNSNKWTRLPWDKNAAGEICCHCYHLLRTHKGRCLNPECRKIFSKAEMIKIRKLRSISGPSPGCPQCRPCIKCKGMTTII from the coding sequence ATGAACTCCAGAGAGCTTGCGTTAACGGGTGGTCTTACCAAGGGAACTAAAATATTTGATGCGGATGGGATCCTTGTTCCAGTAGAAGAGATGAAAGCTGGTACACATGTCATGTCTGATGATGGATCGCTGTCAAAAGTGATTGCTGTTCACAGAAGTACTGGTGATGTAGTTAATCTCACGCAGGATACTTTTCAGTATGCTCACCTGCTCAATGAGGATAGAGACCCGCCGTGGGGGCTGGTTCAGTTGAAATGTAGTAAACTTCAGCGATTACAATTCAgaacatttcaaaagattaaAAAGTATACCAAacactctttgaaaaaaataattgtTGAAGCATTTCAATTATGTGACCAGACCATAGAGAATGGCAAAGTTGTTAAAATGGTAAAGATGACATCAAAGCGATTTTCTGTTGACGATGAACCTACGactattcaaaattatatTGACAGTGTTAAGGTTGAATGCGGCTTTATTGACTGGGAGTGTGAGCTAGACAACTTGAAGTTTCTTAGCAAGGACTGTCGCACCGCGACAAGAGTCCTGCTATCTCCACTTCCACTCGAGAAATCTGTTCTGCAGCCGTGGCTGGAAACGCACTTTAATCGGAAAGTTTCCCTTAAACAACTGAAGGCTATGGCATGGCTTCTTGGATTTTGGATTGGCGATGGGTACAGGCGTGGGGCGATGTTTACACTGCATTTAGCTGATCGTGATGTTAATAgaaatttgcaaagaaacGCTGAACTGTGGGGTATGAAATTGAGGATCGCCCCTCGGTGTTCAGGtaataaattcaaagcCGATGGATACCTTCATACATTTGATGGCGCCGTTAGAAACTGGAATGCACACAATCCTTTGACTGAAGTTTTGGAAGGTTTAGAATTTTATGAAAACGGTTACAAAAacaatagaaaaaaaatcccAACATTTATGAGATTGGAACAGAGGGTTGTTCGTGAAACATTTATGGCAGGGCTAATTGATGCAGACGCTTCGGTGATAGTTAAAAATCATACTATTCGAGTAAAACTACCCACTGTACATGAATCAATTAGAAAtggaattttttggatcaCTCGATCACTGGGTTTGAATATCAgtatttattttcatcactcCAGAAACAGCCCAAATGGAGATCGGAAAAATGATAGTTGGATTTTCCATATCTTAGGCGGCACAAATCTTGAAGTATTATTCTCAATTTTAAGCAAGTGCTCATCggaaaagaacaaaacCCCATTGATTGAGTATATATCAGCTCAACACAGACGGATTGATGGAGATGATCATTTTGGTTTAAGTGATAATGATAGCAATGATTTCAGTGAAAGCAAAGACGAAGAAAGGGACAATTCTAATGTTCAACATAGTGCAGCAATCTTTAGCAGTGGAGCAATTTCGTGTCTTGACGGAAGCGATGAAGAAGCTCAAACTGAGGAGTTAGAGGTTGAAGAAGTCGGTattgacgaagaagaagaagaagaagaagaagaagaaggagaagaagaagaagaagaagcagaaaaagGAGCTGAGGTGCTTCATCCCGCTATGATTCGCTTCAGTATCTCCTCTACCGACCGGGAAGAAATTTATGGACTTGTTCTCTCAGCTGACTCGCGACAAACACTCGTTACAGACAATTACGTTATTTGTTCTTATACTGGAATTTCCACAAATGTCAACATGCCTAATGCtaactttgaaagattatGCTTTTCATGCCATAAAGATACCAAAGATCAGTGGTACAGAATACCGTGGGACAACACTAATCCTGAAAGAGTATGCTCGACGTGTTACAGCAATTATTTCGAAAGTAAAACGAGATGCAGTGATTGTAGTACAATATATGGTAAAGTTTCAATGCGGCAAAAGGTCAGGAgtgagaataaaaaatcgCATACTCTTTCAGGTGGTACAAGTGTGGAAGGATACGGTTGCGACAAATGTGATGGTATAATAAtacaatttgaagagcCTAATAAGAAGGTGAATAAACGCGATGAACATAGAAAAGGTGTGTGTCATTTTTGCTCTTCTAAAGAGTCAGGCTGTTGGAGAAAAGTTCCTTGGGAAGATGGCAGTGAATGGTGTAGTGTTTGTCGAAGTAGATATCATAGTACAGCTACAATTTGTACTAACGAAGCATGTCGGAAGATTCCGTTCAAAGCTGAGTTCGACAGGATGGAAGTAATTGAAGCAAAGGAGGGTCGATACAAATGTTTAAAATGTGGTTCAATTgcacaaaaaaatttagaaaaACAATGTAGGGTTTTAAAACAATTGGTGAAACGGCGAGGTAATTGTTATTCTTGTGGTAAAACTAATTCGAATAAATGGACTAGGTTACCTTGGGACAAGAATGCAGCGGGTGAAATATGTTGCCATTGTTATCATCTATTGCGCACGCATAAAGGAAGATGCCTAAATCCTGAGTGTCgcaaaattttcagtaAGGCAGAAATGATTAAAATAAGAAAGCTGAGATCAATTTCAGGACCGTCACCTGGTTGTCCCCAATGTCGGCCATGCATCAAATGCAAAGGTATGACAACAATTATATAA
- a CDS encoding uncharacterized protein (WHO14 family) — MKSTEFSSSGLSEGSRVFLADCALIAVENVKVGDILLSADGNTSEVEGIRECIGKSVNVTQLSKHDTERAESMPFGLTEICISENQLLMFSTKQRVKTLKKKEKTIVEVTEVSKNALNGKVSMPRTGSKVFNKNASVTEIKEHIRRKTSESSDGKFRLHCSVKDLESLNKELRIASRLLLCPISLEIPVLEPWLEMFFSEKVTAQQIEAMAWLLGFWIGDGHKRGATFSLHSEDTDVNEMLRNSAALLNMKLTIKRRGDGGFFAVGTLHTLDGSWNKNSPLTTALKDLRFYMNGKRDDKKNVPDFMRTETRTVRECFMAGLIDSDGCSRNDHGTVKVKIPTAFPPIRDGILFIGRSLGLNITVTFEPERQRENFHQSDTWIFHLLLGANKEIFWSILNRCSCERKRSPPIIGPSKALADMPATHHTESTENGFNMMPITFKFSDSGTKRLFDIFLKDASASYITEQQLICFSASHGGGLVESSDIPSESFIAEEKNFCFSCSRAKDSSFEDVPWAVEYTWCSQCRKRYQITGAICLNPKCRKIPSENEIEKMRNKNFSRLCCLECNHGTKLEKRKVQEPVVSKFPERRCHSCSASTTVRWLKLPWDKKSTLRICRSCSHKFNMTNQRCLNSECCKLFGKNELKELVANSLSEIDDQNECLPCPRCQMPTTIKRA, encoded by the coding sequence ATGAAATCCActgaattttcttcaagtgGATTGAGTGAAGGATCCCGAGTGTTTTTAGCAGATTGTGCATTAATCGCTGTTGAAAACGTGAAGGTGGGAGATATATTATTGTCTGCAGATGGTAATACTTCGGAAGTAGAGGGAATCAGAGAATGTATTGGGAAATCAGTCAATGTGACACAGCTGTCCAAGCATGATACAGAACGTGCGGAATCCATGCCTTTCGGATTGACGGAAATTTGCATCTCTGAGAATCAGTTGCTCATGTTCAGCACTAAGCAGCGGGTCAAAacgttgaaaaagaaggagaaaACAATTGTTGAAGTGACAGAAGTTTCGAAGAATGCCTTGAATGGTAAAGTATCAATGCCCAGAACTGGTTCAAAAGTCTTTAATAAGAATGCTAGTGTCACTGAAATCAAGGAACATATTAGAAGAAAGACTTCGGAATCTTCAGATGGCAAATTTAGACTACATTGTTCTGTCAAAGATTTGGAATCATTAAATAAAGAGTTGAGAATTGCTTCTAGATTACTGTTATGTCCTATTTCGCTTGAAATACCGGTCTTGGAACCATGGTTGGAGATGTTCTTTTCAGAGAAAGTAACGGCACAACAAATCGAGGCAATGGCTTGGCTGCTTGGATTCTGGATTGGTGATGGTCACAAGAGAGGCGCGACATTTTCACTCCATTCAGAGGATACTGATGTGAATGAAATGTTACGAAACTCTGCAGCACTGTTGAACATGAAACTAACCATTAAGAGAAGGGGAGATGGAGGTTTTTTTGCCGTAGGGACCTTACATACACTCGACGGCTcatggaacaagaacaGCCCTTTAACCACTGCTCTGAAAGACTTGAGGTTTTACATGAatggaaaaagagatgataAGAAAAATGTCCCCGATTTTATGAGAACCGAAACCAGAACGGTCAGGGAATGTTTTATGGCAGGTCTAATTGATTCTGATGGCTGTTCACGCAATGATCATGGCACTGTCAAAGTAAAAATTCCTACAGCATTTCCACCTATCAGAGATGGAATTCTGTTTATTGGGCGCTCATTGGGGTTGAACATTACAGTGACATTTGAGCCTGAAAGACAAAGAGAGAATTTTCACCAAAGTGACACTTGGATCTTTCATTTATTACTAGGTGCAAATAAAGAGATATTCTGGTCAATTTTGAACAGATGTTCCTgtgaaaggaaaagaagtcCTCCAATTATTGGTCCTTCTAAAGCATTAGCAGACATGCCTGCTACGCATCACACGGAAAGTACAGAAAATGGTTTTAATATGATGCCAATcacattcaaattttcgGACTCTGGCACTAAAAGActttttgacatttttcTAAAAGATGCATCTGCAAGTTACATTACTGAGCAGCAGCTGATTTGCTTCAGTGCTTCACATGGAGGAGGATTAGTGGAATCAAGTGACATTCCCAGTGAGTCGTTTATAGCTgaggagaaaaatttctgtTTCTCCTGCTCAAGAGCCAAAGACAGCTCTTTCGAAGATGTTCCTTGGGCGGTTGAGTACACCTGGTGCAGTCAATGCCGTAAAAGGTATCAAATAACTGGGGCCATTTGTTTAAATCCGAAGTGTAGGAAAATACCTTCAGAAaacgaaattgaaaaaatgcgtaacaaaaatttcagtAGGTTGTGTTGTTTAGAGTGCAATCATGGTACCAAATTAGAGAAGCGAAAGGTGCAGGAACCTGTGGTCTCCAAATTTCCGGAAAGAAGGTGCCACAGCTGTAGTGCTTCGACCACCGTTAGGTGGTTGAAATTGCCGTGGGACAAGAAGTCCACACTAAGAATCTGTCGGTCCTGCAGCCACAAGTTTAATATGACGAACCAAAGATGTCTCAATTCAGAATGTTGCAAACTTTTTGGTAAAAATGAATTAAAAGAACTTGTTGCGAACTCACTTTCTGAAATCGATGATCAGAATGAATGCTTACCTTGCCCGAGGTG